A stretch of the Saprospiraceae bacterium genome encodes the following:
- a CDS encoding tetratricopeptide repeat protein, with protein sequence MKVVLKIVLIIVISLRLTYIHSQENQSIDSLFKLLNDEAYDSTQLNINRTIAEYYLNVNLNKAIDYFEKTKTLAEKLNNKSELASSYYSLGSCYITKGNFDLSLENYLKAVRLYEELKYKRRLTKVYIDIAYLYTEYAQYPKAGEYFEKAKLLIDQIQDSIELNFFLQEKGNFYFRQAKYDSAILCIQESNRISMLLKDDNYSIPNSLSNIGLMYKKMGKLNEAFLYIDSALTILKKTNNSNFLFSSIYNNLACIYSAKHMFDSAYVNFQKSIAFCKTSQNTLTELENYKNLAEMYDLNKQYDLQIYYLKKYYNLKDSLFSSDKQNELNQLETDYQLEKKDKLISNKNLEVIKQKNNRNILLIFSVFSIILLSSLFYYYRKIQKKNQDLEIKNTLIENQKTELQQLNHIKDRLFGIISHDLRNPLITLKSYLMLSDNESIAADKKILFKNQTMEAVNQTGELLDNLLTWANLQLKNVETPLVPIALDECVTDVVHILKMQANQKDIEIIQRVDPIIFTSNSDVLSIALRNLITNAIKFSKVHQQIIIESKQNTNRLELIVQDFGKGLSSEQIQSILSSNNESTLGTQGEKGSGLGLFLVMQMLKKINAHLEIESHPGAGSKFRIVWIEATSANELLG encoded by the coding sequence ATGAAAGTAGTACTGAAAATAGTTTTGATTATCGTAATTTCTTTACGATTAACTTACATCCATTCACAGGAAAATCAATCCATTGATAGTCTGTTTAAATTATTGAATGACGAGGCATACGATTCCACTCAATTGAATATTAACAGGACCATCGCCGAATACTATTTGAATGTAAATTTAAACAAAGCCATAGACTATTTTGAAAAAACCAAAACACTGGCAGAAAAACTAAACAATAAATCAGAACTAGCCTCCAGCTATTACAGTCTTGGCAGTTGCTATATTACTAAAGGCAATTTTGATTTGTCTTTAGAAAATTATTTAAAAGCAGTTAGGCTTTATGAAGAACTAAAATATAAACGCAGACTTACAAAAGTTTATATTGATATTGCTTATCTATATACCGAATACGCCCAATACCCCAAAGCCGGAGAATATTTTGAAAAAGCAAAATTATTAATTGACCAAATTCAGGATAGCATTGAATTGAATTTTTTTTTACAGGAAAAGGGCAACTTCTATTTTAGACAAGCTAAATATGATTCGGCCATTCTATGCATTCAGGAGTCTAATCGTATTTCCATGTTACTCAAGGATGATAATTATTCCATACCGAATTCTTTATCCAATATTGGTCTTATGTATAAAAAAATGGGGAAGCTGAATGAAGCCTTTCTTTATATAGACAGTGCACTAACTATACTTAAGAAAACAAACAATTCAAATTTTTTATTCTCCAGTATTTATAATAACCTGGCTTGTATTTACAGCGCCAAACATATGTTTGATTCAGCTTATGTTAACTTTCAGAAAAGTATTGCGTTTTGTAAAACCTCCCAAAATACACTTACTGAATTGGAAAATTACAAGAATCTTGCAGAAATGTATGATCTTAATAAACAATATGATTTACAAATTTACTACCTTAAAAAATATTACAATTTAAAAGACAGTCTGTTTAGTTCAGATAAACAAAATGAACTCAATCAATTAGAAACTGATTACCAGTTGGAAAAAAAGGATAAGCTGATTTCTAATAAAAATCTTGAAGTCATCAAGCAAAAAAATAACCGGAATATATTATTGATATTTTCAGTCTTTTCAATTATTCTTCTATCAAGTTTATTTTATTATTATCGAAAAATTCAAAAAAAGAACCAGGATTTAGAAATAAAAAATACACTCATTGAAAATCAAAAAACTGAATTGCAGCAATTAAATCACATCAAAGATCGCTTATTCGGCATCATCAGCCATGATCTTCGAAATCCTTTGATTACTTTAAAAAGTTATTTGATGCTTTCGGATAATGAAAGCATTGCCGCCGACAAAAAAATACTGTTCAAAAACCAAACGATGGAGGCCGTAAATCAAACCGGTGAATTACTCGATAATTTATTGACCTGGGCAAACCTTCAGTTAAAAAATGTTGAAACGCCTTTGGTTCCTATTGCTCTTGATGAATGTGTAACAGATGTGGTTCATATTTTAAAAATGCAGGCAAATCAAAAAGATATTGAAATCATCCAACGCGTTGATCCCATTATTTTTACCAGTAATTCCGATGTGCTTTCCATTGCTTTGCGTAATTTAATTACCAATGCCATTAAGTTTAGCAAAGTACATCAGCAAATCATTATAGAAAGTAAACAAAATACCAACAGACTTGAATTGATTGTGCAGGATTTTGGAAAGGGCCTGAGTAGTGAACAAATTCAATCAATTCTAAGCAGTAACAATGAATCAACACTTGGCACCCAAGGGGAAAAAGGCAGCGGACTGGGATTATTTTTAGTGATGCAAATGCTTAAAAAAATAAATGCTCACTTAGAAATTGAAAGCCATCCAGGTGCCGGCAGTAAATTTAGGATTGTATGGATAGAAGCGACTTCTGCAAATGAATTATTAGGATGA
- a CDS encoding T9SS type A sorting domain-containing protein has product MKNINFKPKSILYKSLMCILLLYGKLDCVLAQYIEPKFFMKFDEVGNISCNMVQVKVRIQFYGDESGTSGENVYVAGMDIPIHVYPEPGGYVVRIDPATTDATLHSILNAQSWFSTSYPGTDEEELTLSGTNPNGSCCDGDMVFVEGTFYDLCTIYMYVETEALVQFEDMVEPTVTFDYRTNSTTWVRDEFELYETLGDYPLEVNPFSGSYNISGSIKRQPNDPNTYCPDGMPLVGVSITITNPDPDVGVESVADFEGAWCFPAGYNDTHDIGLYSMGIGDPLCGVSTADIVNIQRHILGLTTFSARWKKLAADANNNQSITAADIACIRKAILGLSTEEYCPDFTQSWRFETTASYVLNHSPELARNAYYNDLVSSTALTGKDFYGYKVGDVDGSCDDCQTIQSDQTEIRSNSDTLVLALGNPIRIGFTSNFKIPVYTKVDTNLTLLSLSISDPQSSLVGISSWYLDFNSIRGDYNVQNNGSSMDLMWMIDTTEYINLPGDTLLFYILAEDSTNNFSLNSTITSKITNNWYSNTSNAGPIKLIKEVGSFGLKRPPNFVYPNPASNELNVSLKDLGSLPATITIRNNWGKTMTQVEEKGSDLVKIPVQHYLSGMYFITIKNNQRQFIQKWIKH; this is encoded by the coding sequence ATGAAAAATATTAATTTTAAACCCAAATCGATTTTATATAAATCACTGATGTGCATTTTATTACTATATGGAAAGTTGGATTGTGTTTTAGCACAATATATAGAACCGAAGTTTTTTATGAAATTTGATGAAGTTGGGAATATTTCCTGCAATATGGTGCAGGTAAAAGTGCGCATTCAATTTTATGGTGATGAAAGTGGAACGAGCGGAGAAAATGTTTACGTAGCTGGCATGGATATTCCCATTCACGTTTACCCCGAACCAGGTGGTTATGTTGTTCGCATTGATCCTGCAACTACTGATGCGACCTTACATTCCATACTTAATGCACAGTCATGGTTTAGCACCAGTTATCCAGGTACTGACGAGGAAGAATTGACACTATCTGGGACCAATCCCAATGGTTCTTGTTGCGATGGGGATATGGTATTTGTTGAAGGAACGTTTTATGATTTGTGTACTATTTATATGTATGTTGAGACAGAAGCTTTGGTACAATTTGAAGATATGGTTGAACCAACAGTAACTTTTGATTACCGGACCAACTCAACAACCTGGGTTAGAGATGAATTTGAACTTTATGAAACTTTGGGAGACTACCCATTGGAGGTAAATCCATTTTCAGGGAGTTACAATATCAGTGGAAGCATCAAAAGACAGCCTAATGATCCAAATACCTATTGTCCGGATGGAATGCCTTTAGTAGGTGTAAGCATTACGATTACCAATCCTGACCCGGATGTAGGTGTAGAATCTGTAGCAGATTTTGAAGGTGCATGGTGTTTTCCTGCAGGATACAATGATACGCATGATATTGGTTTGTATTCAATGGGTATAGGAGATCCATTGTGTGGGGTGAGTACTGCAGATATAGTTAATATTCAAAGGCATATTCTGGGTTTAACTACATTCAGCGCTCGATGGAAAAAATTGGCTGCAGATGCCAACAATAATCAGAGCATCACAGCTGCTGATATTGCATGTATTCGAAAAGCAATACTTGGATTATCAACAGAAGAATATTGTCCTGACTTTACTCAAAGTTGGCGATTTGAAACCACTGCGAGTTATGTGTTGAATCACAGCCCTGAATTAGCACGTAATGCTTATTATAATGATTTAGTGAGTAGTACAGCCTTAACTGGTAAAGATTTTTATGGGTACAAAGTGGGTGATGTAGATGGATCATGTGATGACTGTCAAACTATCCAATCCGATCAAACCGAAATCCGATCAAACTCGGATACTTTAGTATTGGCCTTAGGAAATCCCATACGTATAGGATTTACGAGTAATTTTAAAATACCAGTATATACTAAAGTTGATACTAATTTAACCCTTTTATCTTTGAGCATAAGTGATCCTCAATCTTCATTAGTTGGAATAAGTTCTTGGTATCTGGATTTTAACAGCATTCGTGGAGATTACAATGTACAAAATAATGGCTCTTCAATGGATTTGATGTGGATGATTGATACTACCGAATACATCAATCTTCCCGGTGATACCTTGTTATTTTATATTTTAGCAGAAGATTCTACCAATAATTTTAGCTTAAATTCAACCATTACCAGTAAGATTACAAACAATTGGTATTCAAATACAAGCAATGCAGGTCCAATTAAACTCATTAAAGAAGTCGGAAGTTTTGGCTTAAAAAGGCCTCCTAATTTTGTATATCCTAACCCTGCGAGTAACGAACTAAATGTTTCTTTAAAAGATTTGGGATCCTTACCGGCAACCATTACAATCAGAAATAATTGGGGAAAAACAATGACACAAGTCGAGGAGAAAGGATCAGACTTAGTAAAAATACCCGTACAGCATTATTTATCCGGAATGTATTTTATTACAATAAAAAATAACCAAAGGCAATTCATTCAAAAATGGATTAAACATTAG
- a CDS encoding T9SS type A sorting domain-containing protein, giving the protein MKSNGSYVKYLHKSKRWSAFVMMLFIPWLLGSQTASWDLKCILDNKLQHSSGILTLNQGQTFWSQVDNSSPAELYEMDVNCNILRTVKIIGVSKTDWEDIATDFKGSIYLGDFGNNNNSRNDLKIYILKDIANQPGDSMRPELIQFNYQNQTAFPPAAAYRNFDMEAMIWYQDTLHLFSKNRTDPFTGFTYQYKIPAVSGTYSVSPVDSFKTGDGPDVFFWITGAAFNPIDTELILLSHDRLWKFSGFDGSRFFSGKNSLITLPTYSQKEGICYAKENTWYVTDEYFSTLRIGGNLYEMKLEPTKNQEPVDEFEFEVYPNPAQTFLEIFIPKINSDKSDPFILYDALGSILIQTRIDKMRTFIPIEHLVNGVYFIKTYSRKLNRFIVKRVLKVD; this is encoded by the coding sequence ATGAAAAGCAATGGTTCATATGTTAAGTATCTGCACAAATCAAAAAGATGGAGTGCATTCGTCATGATGCTGTTTATTCCCTGGCTTCTTGGATCACAAACTGCATCCTGGGATTTAAAATGCATCTTAGATAACAAACTTCAACACAGTTCGGGAATTCTTACGCTCAACCAGGGACAGACATTTTGGTCACAAGTTGACAACAGCAGTCCGGCTGAGTTATATGAAATGGATGTAAATTGCAACATCCTTCGTACAGTTAAAATCATTGGGGTATCAAAAACGGATTGGGAAGACATTGCAACTGATTTTAAAGGAAGCATTTACTTAGGAGATTTTGGTAACAACAACAACAGCAGAAACGATTTAAAAATTTACATCCTCAAGGACATTGCCAATCAACCCGGAGACAGCATGCGTCCGGAATTGATCCAATTCAACTATCAAAATCAAACTGCATTTCCTCCAGCGGCAGCCTATCGCAATTTTGACATGGAGGCCATGATCTGGTATCAGGATACACTGCATCTGTTTTCGAAAAACAGGACAGACCCATTTACTGGATTTACTTACCAATACAAAATCCCTGCAGTGTCAGGAACCTATTCCGTGAGTCCGGTGGATAGTTTTAAGACCGGTGATGGACCCGATGTGTTTTTTTGGATTACCGGTGCCGCCTTCAATCCGATTGATACGGAGTTAATTTTATTGTCTCACGACCGCCTCTGGAAATTTTCAGGATTTGATGGCAGTCGGTTTTTTAGTGGAAAAAACAGTTTAATTACCTTGCCGACCTACTCCCAAAAAGAAGGAATCTGTTATGCAAAAGAAAATACCTGGTATGTGACCGATGAATATTTCAGCACGCTGCGAATTGGCGGCAATCTTTATGAAATGAAACTGGAACCCACCAAAAACCAGGAACCTGTGGATGAATTTGAATTTGAAGTGTATCCCAATCCCGCTCAAACTTTTCTGGAAATTTTCATTCCAAAAATAAATTCGGATAAATCCGATCCATTCATACTATACGATGCATTGGGTAGCATCTTGATTCAAACCCGAATTGATAAAATGCGGACCTTCATTCCAATAGAGCATTTGGTCAATGGAGTCTATTTTATAAAAACCTATTCGCGAAAATTGAATCGGTTTATTGTAAAGCGAGTATTGAAGGTGGATTAA